From Candidatus Manganitrophus morganii, the proteins below share one genomic window:
- the plsX gene encoding phosphate acyltransferase PlsX, with translation MKIALDAMGGDDAPAAIVEGAVLAARELDVEIILVGDEKEIQKELSRHPAQGLPLSIHHAPQRVAMHESPSSVIRKKRDSSIWIATELVQKSQAVAVISAGNTGASMATALFILGPMTGVERPAIATSLPTLKGTSILIDVGANVDCKPQHLFQFAIMGSIYAKEILGIPEPTVGLLSIGEEDTKGNELTKEVFKMLKASSLRFIGNVEGREVYTGGADVIVCDGFIGNVALKISEGLSDAIGQFLKKEITASPFAKLGYFLLKPAFSRFRKKVDYAEYGGAPLLGVDGISIICHGRSSGKAIKNAVRVAKESHSRGVNRLIKEQIEAQMELTSSKEEGSPRG, from the coding sequence ATGAAGATTGCGCTGGATGCGATGGGGGGAGATGACGCCCCCGCCGCCATTGTGGAGGGGGCCGTTCTGGCCGCCCGAGAGCTCGACGTTGAGATTATCCTCGTTGGAGATGAAAAGGAGATTCAAAAAGAGCTCTCCCGACATCCCGCTCAAGGACTCCCCCTCTCCATCCATCACGCCCCGCAACGGGTTGCGATGCACGAATCCCCCTCCTCGGTCATTCGAAAGAAGCGTGATTCTTCCATTTGGATCGCCACCGAACTCGTTCAAAAATCCCAAGCGGTCGCGGTGATCAGCGCCGGAAATACCGGGGCGAGCATGGCGACCGCGCTCTTTATCCTCGGCCCGATGACCGGGGTCGAGCGGCCCGCCATCGCCACCTCTCTTCCGACGCTGAAGGGGACGTCGATCTTGATCGACGTCGGCGCCAATGTCGATTGCAAACCCCAGCATCTTTTTCAGTTTGCGATCATGGGGAGCATCTACGCCAAGGAGATCTTAGGGATTCCGGAGCCGACGGTCGGTCTCTTGAGCATCGGTGAAGAGGATACCAAGGGGAACGAGCTGACCAAAGAGGTCTTCAAGATGTTGAAAGCGAGCTCCCTCCGGTTTATCGGGAACGTCGAGGGGAGAGAAGTCTACACCGGCGGCGCCGATGTGATCGTCTGCGACGGCTTTATCGGAAATGTCGCGCTGAAGATCTCCGAGGGGCTTTCGGATGCGATCGGCCAATTCCTGAAAAAAGAAATCACCGCCTCTCCTTTTGCAAAGCTCGGCTACTTCTTGTTGAAGCCAGCCTTCTCCCGATTCCGAAAGAAGGTTGATTACGCCGAATACGGCGGCGCGCCGCTGTTGGGGGTCGACGGCATCAGCATCATCTGCCACGGCCGCTCTTCGGGAAAGGCGATCAAGAACGCCGTTCGTGTCGCCAAGGAATCGCACAGCCGGGGGGTCAATCGACTGATCAAAGAGCAGATCGAGGCGCAAATGGAGCTGACCTCCTCGAAGGAAGAAGGGAGCCCGCGCGGATGA
- the rpmF gene encoding 50S ribosomal protein L32, whose product MPNPKHKISKARRDSRRTHKKLQVPVYVLCPQCHEPKLPHRACLSCGTYKGREVIAVEEV is encoded by the coding sequence ATGCCGAATCCAAAACACAAAATATCGAAAGCCAGAAGAGACAGCAGAAGGACGCACAAAAAGCTCCAGGTCCCTGTCTATGTACTTTGCCCTCAATGTCATGAGCCGAAGTTGCCCCACCGCGCCTGTCTGAGCTGCGGAACGTATAAGGGCCGCGAGGTGATTGCGGTCGAGGAAGTCTAG
- a CDS encoding DUF177 domain-containing protein has product MEIKIHDIPEEGLLLSYEEDPKDWDLSESGFTIKGPVQVRVKAVKHNQEEVYVRGALSAEVSAECSRCLKPLTSRVEADFHAEYVPRNAVPTEGERELLEEDLDLLFYEGDTIDISEEVEGQLILATPMRPLCSEECRGLCPQCGQDLNLKECNCVQEIPDPRWAELKKLTDKKSSPK; this is encoded by the coding sequence ATGGAAATTAAAATTCACGATATTCCGGAGGAGGGGCTTCTCCTTTCTTATGAGGAGGACCCGAAAGATTGGGACCTATCGGAAAGCGGATTTACAATCAAAGGTCCTGTCCAGGTTCGAGTGAAGGCGGTTAAACATAATCAGGAAGAGGTCTACGTCCGAGGCGCGCTCTCTGCGGAGGTGAGTGCAGAATGCAGCCGCTGCCTGAAGCCTCTAACGAGTCGGGTTGAAGCCGACTTTCACGCCGAATATGTTCCTCGAAACGCGGTTCCGACCGAAGGGGAACGGGAATTACTGGAAGAAGATCTCGACCTTCTTTTTTATGAAGGGGATACCATCGATATCAGTGAGGAGGTGGAGGGCCAATTGATTTTGGCCACGCCGATGCGGCCCCTCTGCAGTGAAGAGTGCCGCGGCCTTTGTCCTCAGTGCGGACAAGATTTAAATCTCAAAGAGTGCAATTGCGTGCAGGAGATCCCTGATCCGCGCTGGGCTGAATTAAAGAAATTAACCGATAAGAAATCATCGCCAAAGTAA
- the erpA gene encoding iron-sulfur cluster insertion protein ErpA, which produces MVTLTERAGSKVKEIMEAEQKAGYGLRVYVTGGGCSGYQYGMAFEEKETEEDSVLEMHGVKLFVDPYSAPMLQGTEVDYLDSLQGAGFAIKNPNAKSTCGCGSSFSA; this is translated from the coding sequence ATGGTCACATTGACTGAAAGAGCCGGCTCCAAGGTGAAGGAAATCATGGAGGCCGAACAGAAGGCCGGATATGGGTTGCGGGTCTATGTCACCGGCGGCGGGTGTTCGGGGTATCAGTACGGAATGGCTTTTGAGGAAAAAGAGACCGAAGAGGACAGCGTCCTTGAAATGCACGGCGTGAAGCTCTTTGTCGATCCGTATAGCGCGCCGATGCTCCAAGGGACAGAGGTCGACTATTTGGATAGTTTGCAGGGCGCCGGTTTTGCGATTAAGAATCCGAATGCCAAATCGACCTGCGGTTGCGGGTCGTCGTTCAGCGCCTAA
- the nuoF gene encoding NADH-quinone oxidoreductase subunit NuoF, with protein MQSRHILTDHDLPLEQLSTVQPISYEEYLSRRGYTALQRAIHTLGPSGVLEMIKHSGLRGRGGAGFPTGKKWEMVVQRKADRKYLCCNAAEDEPGTFKDRYLLRFNPHQLIEGAILAAFAIGAAEVYLYINGRYEEEIEFMEQALQTAKEKGHWGKQVEGTAFSVELKISKSPGTYVAGEETALLEVVEGRSAKPRQKPPYYPAIQGLYGMPTVVNNAETLSNVAHIIREGVDWFRTLGTATSPGTLVFTLTGDVNRPGLYELPLGTSLRELIEEYGGGVCGGKQLKAVFPGGPSNTIIAADQIDVALDFDALKAIGSGLGTGAVIVMSEDACMVQSAIQYARFFARESCGQCPPCKLGTAHLSEILEKIESGQGDEKDLQQIEQVCGMVKGRGYCYLLTGASIAVESIFRRFREEYVAHVQQGACPLVGTA; from the coding sequence GTGCAGAGCCGGCATATTTTGACCGATCACGATCTTCCCCTGGAGCAGTTGTCGACGGTTCAGCCGATCAGTTATGAGGAATATCTTAGCCGCCGAGGCTACACGGCACTCCAGAGAGCGATCCATACCCTAGGGCCGTCCGGGGTCCTGGAAATGATCAAGCACTCCGGGCTTCGCGGCCGCGGGGGCGCCGGTTTTCCCACCGGGAAAAAATGGGAGATGGTCGTCCAGCGGAAGGCTGATCGAAAGTACCTTTGCTGTAATGCAGCGGAGGATGAGCCCGGAACATTCAAAGATCGCTATCTCCTCCGATTCAATCCCCACCAACTGATTGAAGGGGCCATTCTCGCCGCGTTTGCCATCGGCGCCGCAGAGGTTTACCTTTACATCAACGGCCGTTATGAAGAAGAGATCGAATTTATGGAGCAGGCGCTCCAAACGGCGAAAGAAAAAGGACATTGGGGAAAACAGGTTGAGGGAACCGCTTTTTCCGTAGAATTAAAGATCTCAAAGAGCCCCGGTACCTACGTAGCGGGAGAGGAAACGGCGCTTCTGGAGGTCGTCGAAGGTCGGTCGGCCAAACCTCGACAAAAACCGCCCTATTATCCCGCGATTCAAGGACTCTACGGCATGCCGACCGTGGTGAATAATGCCGAGACTCTCTCGAATGTCGCGCACATCATCAGAGAAGGGGTCGATTGGTTTCGAACGCTTGGGACCGCGACTTCACCTGGGACATTGGTTTTTACCCTCACGGGCGATGTGAATAGGCCCGGCTTATATGAACTTCCGTTAGGGACTTCTCTTCGGGAGCTAATTGAAGAGTATGGGGGCGGGGTCTGTGGCGGTAAACAGCTGAAAGCGGTCTTCCCAGGCGGGCCTTCTAATACGATTATTGCCGCCGATCAGATCGATGTGGCGCTTGATTTTGATGCTTTGAAGGCGATTGGATCGGGTCTCGGAACCGGCGCCGTGATCGTGATGTCTGAAGATGCCTGTATGGTTCAATCTGCGATCCAATATGCCCGGTTTTTTGCGAGAGAAAGCTGCGGCCAATGTCCCCCCTGCAAGCTCGGCACGGCCCACCTCTCCGAGATTTTAGAAAAGATCGAATCGGGCCAGGGAGATGAGAAAGACCTTCAGCAGATCGAACAAGTCTGTGGAATGGTCAAGGGAAGAGGTTATTGTTACCTGTTAACAGGCGCTTCCATCGCGGTTGAGAGCATTTTCCGGCGCTTCAGGGAGGAGTACGTGGCTCACGTTCAGCAAGGGGCGTGTCCTCTGGTCGGAACGGCTTAG
- a CDS encoding sigma 54-interacting transcriptional regulator codes for MTKVAIIGGGRGGTALVEILHKDPLVKVVGIADLNPDAPGLDLARRLKIPTTTDYRKLIRDGTDLVIDVTGSKTVREELETITGQVEVIGGLSAKFMWQLIEERIKSKAMEEVLRERYSFENIIGKSEKMQEIYRLLPKIAKTNSTVLIEGESGTGKELIAHSIHHLSPREDKAFIRVNCGALAEGLLESELFGHVKGAFTGAITHKLGRFELADNGTIFLDEIGDISPATQVKLLRVIQEGEFEKVGDSRRLKVDVRIIAATNKDLKKAVEMREFRQDLYYRLRVVPIHLPPLRERKDDIPLLVTHFISRFNKETGKKVTHVSPEAMEILMAYDYPGNIRELENIIEHVMVFCSGDTIQAEHLLKDIQPSRNDIIGKVIEKEDPLRAMEQELILKILNQTGWNYKKTSERLKLSRTTLWRKVKEYAIAKPSDVSF; via the coding sequence ATGACCAAGGTCGCCATTATCGGGGGGGGGAGGGGCGGAACCGCCCTGGTCGAAATCTTACATAAAGATCCCCTCGTGAAGGTTGTCGGCATCGCCGACCTCAACCCGGATGCCCCGGGGCTCGATCTGGCCCGGCGCCTTAAAATTCCGACGACGACCGATTATCGCAAGTTGATCCGAGACGGGACCGACCTGGTTATCGATGTCACAGGGAGCAAGACCGTTCGAGAGGAATTGGAGACAATTACCGGCCAGGTGGAAGTGATCGGAGGGCTCTCCGCCAAATTCATGTGGCAATTGATTGAAGAGCGAATTAAAAGCAAGGCGATGGAGGAGGTGCTTCGGGAGAGATATTCTTTCGAAAATATCATCGGGAAAAGCGAGAAGATGCAGGAGATCTATCGCCTTCTTCCCAAGATTGCAAAGACGAATTCGACCGTTTTGATCGAAGGGGAAAGCGGCACCGGGAAAGAGCTGATCGCGCATTCGATTCATCATCTCAGCCCTAGGGAGGATAAGGCTTTTATTCGCGTCAATTGTGGGGCGCTGGCGGAAGGCCTTTTGGAGAGCGAGTTGTTCGGCCATGTCAAAGGGGCCTTCACCGGCGCAATTACTCACAAACTGGGTCGATTCGAGTTGGCGGATAACGGAACGATTTTCTTGGATGAAATCGGAGATATCAGCCCGGCGACCCAAGTGAAGCTTCTTCGCGTGATTCAGGAAGGCGAATTCGAGAAGGTCGGTGACTCCCGTCGGCTTAAAGTCGATGTTCGAATCATCGCTGCAACGAATAAGGATTTGAAAAAAGCGGTGGAAATGCGGGAATTCCGGCAGGATCTCTACTATCGGCTTCGTGTTGTGCCGATCCATCTTCCGCCGCTTCGGGAACGCAAGGATGATATTCCGCTTCTGGTCACCCATTTTATTTCCCGGTTTAATAAGGAGACCGGGAAAAAGGTGACTCATGTCTCGCCGGAGGCGATGGAGATCCTGATGGCCTATGACTATCCGGGAAATATCCGGGAACTCGAAAACATTATTGAACATGTTATGGTTTTCTGTTCCGGGGACACGATTCAGGCGGAACATCTCCTCAAGGATATTCAGCCCTCCCGCAATGACATCATCGGAAAAGTCATCGAAAAGGAAGATCCGCTAAGGGCGATGGAGCAGGAACTCATCCTTAAAATATTAAATCAAACCGGCTGGAACTATAAAAAAACTTCGGAAAGATTAAAACTCAGCCGAACAACCCTTTGGCGAAAAGTAAAGGAATATGCGATAGCCAAGCCGTCGGATGTTTCTTTTTGA
- the mdh gene encoding malate dehydrogenase has translation MKKNKITIVGAGQVGGTTAQRLAEKEFADIVLLDIQPDLPRGKVLDLLESGPIYGYDTRLTGTANYEETANSDIVVITSGVPRKPGMSRDDLLRVNVGIVKTVTEQVVQRSPEAILIVVSNPLDAMTYVAHRVSRFPRERVLGMAGALDSARFRAFISMELGVSVENIHAFVLGGHGDSMVPLPRYTTVAGIPLTELLPKERLDALIQRTRDGGAEIVKLFKTGSAFYAPSAAVAEMVEAIIKDKKKILPCAVLCQGEYKIDNLFVGVPVKLGQGGIEEIIQIQLTPEEEANFRRSATAVRELCEAVDKMI, from the coding sequence ATGAAGAAGAATAAAATTACAATTGTCGGCGCGGGACAGGTCGGCGGGACGACGGCGCAAAGGCTCGCAGAAAAAGAGTTCGCCGATATCGTGTTGCTCGACATTCAGCCGGATCTCCCTAGGGGGAAAGTTCTCGATCTTTTGGAGTCAGGCCCCATTTATGGCTATGATACCCGCTTGACCGGGACAGCGAATTATGAGGAAACGGCGAATTCGGACATCGTCGTGATCACCTCGGGTGTTCCGCGAAAGCCGGGAATGAGCCGCGATGATCTTCTACGGGTCAATGTCGGAATCGTTAAAACGGTGACGGAGCAGGTCGTCCAGAGATCCCCGGAAGCAATTCTCATTGTTGTTTCCAATCCGCTCGATGCCATGACCTACGTGGCGCATCGGGTCAGCCGATTTCCAAGGGAGCGGGTCCTTGGAATGGCAGGGGCGCTCGACTCGGCCCGTTTTCGCGCTTTTATTTCGATGGAATTGGGGGTTTCGGTCGAGAACATACATGCGTTTGTGCTCGGCGGCCACGGCGACAGCATGGTTCCGCTTCCTCGGTATACGACCGTGGCCGGCATCCCATTGACGGAATTGTTGCCGAAAGAGAGATTGGATGCGCTCATCCAGAGGACACGCGACGGCGGCGCCGAGATCGTGAAATTGTTCAAAACAGGGTCGGCCTTTTATGCTCCGTCGGCGGCTGTTGCCGAGATGGTCGAAGCGATTATAAAAGATAAGAAAAAAATCCTTCCTTGCGCCGTCCTCTGTCAGGGGGAATATAAAATCGACAATCTTTTTGTCGGTGTGCCTGTGAAATTGGGACAAGGGGGAATCGAGGAGATCATCCAGATCCAATTGACCCCAGAAGAAGAAGCGAACTTCAGGCGATCCGCCACGGCCGTCAGGGAGCTTTGTGAAGCCGTCGATAAGATGATCTGA
- a CDS encoding tetratricopeptide repeat protein, which yields MLLWAFFFFFSSQGLTWGETAPESDLAFLLAEGDRMYDTRDEAGHSDRAVELYKKVLEIDPKNEAALWKLSQSYRWQGDIASSSEEKLGRYKEGERWAKRAIEVNPQSIGGHLMLGIAYGRIGETQGVMKSLSLISPIKKEMNAVLERDPSNDVAHHVLGVLYRKVPGLMGGSIKKSIEALQEAVRLNPASTPSYLDLAKSYLEKGEKEKASATLEKLLSIDHPSDRVQSKMDRAEAEKLLTELQSP from the coding sequence ATGCTTCTTTGGGCCTTCTTTTTCTTCTTTTCCTCACAGGGATTGACCTGGGGTGAGACGGCCCCCGAATCGGATCTGGCTTTTCTCCTGGCGGAGGGGGACCGGATGTATGACACGCGCGATGAGGCGGGCCATTCCGATCGGGCGGTCGAGCTTTATAAAAAAGTTCTGGAAATCGATCCGAAGAACGAAGCGGCCCTCTGGAAACTCTCCCAGTCGTATAGATGGCAAGGGGATATCGCTTCTTCTTCCGAGGAAAAACTCGGCCGTTATAAGGAAGGGGAGCGCTGGGCGAAGCGTGCGATCGAAGTGAATCCCCAGAGCATCGGAGGGCATCTGATGCTCGGCATCGCTTATGGACGGATCGGGGAGACACAGGGGGTCATGAAGTCACTTTCATTGATCTCTCCGATCAAGAAAGAGATGAACGCCGTGCTGGAAAGAGATCCTTCCAACGATGTGGCGCATCATGTCCTGGGAGTTCTCTACCGGAAGGTCCCCGGCTTGATGGGAGGATCGATCAAAAAATCGATTGAGGCTTTGCAGGAGGCGGTCCGATTGAACCCTGCCAGCACACCTTCCTATCTCGATCTGGCCAAGAGTTATCTGGAAAAAGGGGAGAAAGAGAAGGCGAGTGCGACCTTGGAGAAACTTCTCTCGATTGACCACCCTTCGGATCGTGTCCAATCGAAAATGGATCGGGCCGAGGCGGAGAAGCTCCTTACCGAGCTTCAATCTCCCTAG
- a CDS encoding lytic murein transglycosylase, protein MESRRIFLKSLFPRVLGWGALLSLDLSRADLLLAHAEPSSASSLNLDDLRYASLIKDLTQRHQFGAAELKAIFGKVVLQPEIIEKFERPAEILPYYAYRKRFINDALVVRGQAYLQENAELLQGVEAEFGVPMEIICSILGVETKFGQPGIERYRVFDILNTAYSLYPRRERFYREELIAYLLLCREEGIDPFSVNGSYAGAFGVPQFMPTSFRKHAVDFDKDGKKNLWTSKEDIFASVANYLKTFGWKRNGLTYLPARFAGDSPEAQNKVEMGIRKTIPIAKAVELGIQIPLPASIQKDEAVSFALYQPQEGTEALLALFGNFRTITSYNYSLNYALVVADLSEMLIKRENS, encoded by the coding sequence TTGGAAAGCCGAAGAATCTTTTTAAAATCGCTCTTCCCGCGGGTGCTCGGATGGGGCGCCCTTCTCTCGCTCGATCTTTCCCGGGCCGATTTGCTCCTGGCCCACGCTGAACCCTCTTCTGCTTCTTCCCTGAATCTGGACGATCTGCGGTATGCCTCCTTAATAAAAGATCTGACACAGCGCCATCAGTTTGGGGCCGCCGAATTGAAAGCCATTTTCGGCAAGGTGGTCCTTCAGCCCGAGATCATTGAAAAATTTGAGAGACCGGCAGAGATTCTCCCTTACTACGCATACCGGAAGCGATTCATCAACGATGCGTTGGTCGTACGAGGACAGGCCTACCTCCAGGAGAACGCCGAACTCCTTCAGGGAGTCGAAGCTGAATTTGGCGTTCCGATGGAAATCATCTGCAGTATCCTCGGCGTCGAAACAAAATTCGGTCAGCCTGGGATCGAAAGGTACCGGGTCTTCGATATTTTGAATACCGCTTATTCCCTCTATCCACGACGAGAGCGTTTTTATCGGGAGGAACTGATCGCTTATCTTCTCCTTTGCCGGGAAGAGGGAATTGATCCGTTCTCCGTCAACGGCTCCTATGCGGGGGCCTTCGGGGTGCCTCAATTTATGCCGACCAGCTTTCGAAAACATGCCGTCGACTTTGATAAAGATGGGAAGAAAAATCTCTGGACGTCGAAAGAAGATATTTTTGCCAGTGTCGCCAACTACTTAAAAACGTTCGGATGGAAACGAAACGGGTTGACCTATCTTCCGGCCCGTTTTGCGGGCGATTCTCCGGAAGCACAGAACAAGGTGGAGATGGGAATTCGCAAGACCATTCCGATCGCGAAGGCCGTCGAGTTGGGAATTCAAATCCCGCTCCCTGCATCGATCCAGAAAGATGAGGCGGTTTCGTTCGCACTCTATCAACCGCAGGAGGGGACGGAAGCGCTCTTGGCGCTCTTTGGAAATTTTAGAACGATCACCTCCTACAACTATTCTCTTAATTACGCGTTGGTGGTCGCCGATCTTTCGGAGATGCTGATCAAGAGAGAAAATTCGTGA
- a CDS encoding HD domain-containing protein — MQKHPSHTEDLAASGALSSREMLYEGLALIADPIHNYISFTVPFGKRDEATEKELIDSRWMQRLRYINQLQSARWVYPSAEHSRFVHSLGAMHVAGRFARHLYPSLKEVIPGAPSYPFIEALLRVSVLVHDIGHGPFCHFFDDNFLDEFYLTHEKLGQAIIRQELAPIIRRIRRSPGGEFAPRETLDPEHVAFLIHKDKDFKTPESYPRWLVMLKPLFSGIFTADNLDYVLRDSYMCGVAIGPVDLDRLMHYTFFTEQGLTLHKAGLSALTMFLNARSYLYFNVYYHRTTRSLDMHLRDIFRETLKAIFPHNPLERLDAYVDLTDWSLLLEVKSWKESKSKTKRSLYEEWEKILLRDVKWKMAYDTNFSIEKAEKGRWIMNPADLEAEMRKRLPAELSDLPFRVDMASQDPRPMNPLMMGERQVYVFNPSTRVVSKEALTEYVDSIPAKLIQCRIFALNHDNDALLSRIAEEALAGLPPSIQTSV; from the coding sequence ATGCAAAAACATCCCTCCCATACGGAAGACTTGGCCGCTTCGGGCGCGCTCAGCAGCCGGGAGATGCTTTACGAAGGGCTGGCGCTGATCGCCGATCCGATCCATAACTACATCAGCTTTACCGTTCCTTTCGGAAAACGAGACGAGGCGACTGAAAAAGAGCTGATCGACTCTCGCTGGATGCAGCGGCTCCGGTATATCAATCAGCTCCAGTCGGCGCGCTGGGTTTATCCTTCCGCGGAGCATTCCCGGTTTGTCCATTCTCTCGGGGCGATGCATGTGGCGGGGCGATTCGCCCGCCACCTTTATCCTTCCCTCAAAGAGGTGATTCCAGGCGCCCCTTCTTATCCTTTTATTGAAGCGCTTCTGCGGGTGTCGGTTCTCGTTCACGACATCGGCCATGGACCGTTCTGTCATTTCTTCGACGATAATTTTCTCGACGAATTTTATTTGACTCACGAAAAGCTCGGCCAGGCGATCATTCGGCAGGAGCTGGCTCCGATCATCCGGCGGATTCGAAGAAGCCCCGGCGGGGAGTTCGCTCCGAGGGAGACGCTCGATCCGGAACATGTCGCTTTTCTGATTCACAAGGACAAAGATTTCAAGACGCCGGAAAGTTATCCCCGATGGCTGGTCATGCTCAAGCCGCTTTTTTCCGGGATCTTCACCGCCGACAATCTTGATTATGTTCTCCGTGATTCGTACATGTGCGGCGTGGCGATCGGCCCGGTCGATCTCGATCGCTTGATGCATTACACGTTTTTCACCGAGCAGGGACTGACGCTGCACAAGGCCGGACTCTCCGCCTTGACGATGTTCTTGAACGCCCGCTCGTATCTCTATTTCAACGTCTACTATCATCGGACTACCCGGTCGCTCGACATGCACCTGAGAGATATCTTCCGGGAGACCCTCAAGGCGATCTTTCCCCACAATCCGCTGGAGCGGCTGGATGCGTATGTCGATCTGACCGATTGGTCGCTCCTTCTGGAGGTGAAGTCGTGGAAGGAATCCAAGTCCAAAACCAAGCGCTCCCTCTATGAGGAGTGGGAGAAGATCCTCCTTCGGGACGTGAAGTGGAAGATGGCCTATGACACGAACTTTTCGATCGAGAAGGCCGAAAAGGGGAGATGGATTATGAATCCGGCCGATCTGGAGGCGGAGATGCGAAAGCGCCTTCCCGCCGAATTGAGCGACCTTCCCTTCCGGGTCGATATGGCGAGTCAGGATCCAAGGCCGATGAACCCGTTGATGATGGGAGAGCGCCAGGTCTATGTCTTTAATCCATCAACGCGCGTCGTCTCCAAAGAGGCGCTCACCGAATATGTCGACTCCATTCCGGCCAAATTGATCCAGTGCCGCATCTTCGCCCTCAATCATGACAACGACGCCCTGTTGTCTCGTATCGCGGAAGAGGCCCTCGCCGGTCTTCCTCCCAGCATCCAGACGAGCGTTTAA